The nucleotide sequence TTTATGCATCGATGATTttattgatcgtgcactaggcacatatatataggtacaaggggtgcgatCGGTGTCTTATTTTTAAAAATACAAGTATATATATGGAGAGAGAGATACTGCAGGTGCGGCATACAAAACTCAGACCTTAGTACATGTACACATGTTTAACAATAATTAAAATGTCCAGTTATGGATTACCTTATTTAAGATGTGCTCGGTCAATACTCACGAACGTTTGATGGGCTGGATTTGACAAGTCatgctgtagatgctcttaggtccTGTATATATGGATAGAGGGAGTAGATTTTCTTTTCAGGTTTGTGGTAATCGGTGACAACAATCACATACGCTTCTGGTGGCCGGTGACTGTACGATCCTTATGACCTTATCCCCTTCAGGTCGGATTCCCGCATTTCCTGTCTCCTCCTTCCAGAAATGACACAAACTCACCAGGCCCTCAGACGCACGCACACGCAGATAGGAGCATATCCAAGCActgtacgtgcacggtgcaccacGGCGAAGTGACGGGGGCGGCGGACATGCACAAAGCTGGCCGGCCCCGATGACGCACAGCTCCGATCCCACTCCGTGCAGACTCCAAAAGCGACCCACACGCTCCACGGAGCCTCGTGCGCGCGCCCGGCCGGATCGGCGGACACGACGCGAGCAGTACTTGGCCGTGGCACCGGCGGCGAATACGGCGCGCTGCTGCCTCCATTTACTCCGGCCAGAGCAGCGAAACGATAAGGACGCCgtggcctcggcctcggcctcgccgcACTAGCGCCGCACAGGCCCAGGCGGTCTGACGCCCCAAAGGGAAGGAGATCACTGTGCCGCCGGTGACCACCGGTCACGCCCGACCCGAACCCCAGACGTACGTCTACCAGCAGCCGCCACAGTGCCGTGGAGGACCGCGGTAGCATCGCCGTTGCCAAAATTTTTGCGACATTGCTGGATTGAACTTGCGACATGGATTTCTGCTCGACCCAGAAAATGCACCCCAAAATGTGGTGGCTGTCAGAGGCGACTGTTGACGGCGTAAGCAAAAATTTAGAAAGGTGACCACTGACTCCTGGCCTGTGACTAGCTCcacggcaccaccaccaccacacctccGTCCAACCTAAACCTCTCTACCCTATCTATCCAACAGCGAAGGATGATAAAAGGAAAAGCATTCTCACTGCGCCCACGAGGGGCCATCCTGGccgtccatctccatctccatggaGAGGCCCGACCTCCGGGACCCGGCCGCTCCCGGCTTGGCCACCGACCACTGGGAGTGCTGGGTCACCGCGGCGTCCCCGTCCGGCAGCGGCGCGGGGGAGGGGAACCACTTGGCCTGCATGTAGCTGGACCGCCTCCAGGGCGGGACGTGTAGGCCGCTCTCCCGGAGCGAGCGGCGCGAGGCGAGGCAGAGCAGCGCCACGGCCTTCCGCAGCCTGTCCGGCGGGCCCACGAACACGGCGGGCAGCCGGGCCGAGAGGTGGGCGTACCATGGGGCCGGCCTAGCCAGCTGGAACTGGGACCTGAAATCTATGTCCACGATTAGCCTGGTCCGCCCGGCCCCGCCGTCCCCCGCCACGTGGACGTCGATGTACTCGTGGTCACCTGCAAGCAAGCGACATGGAGGGATAGCTGGTTCAAATATCTCAGGCAGCTGCAGCTCATTGTTTCTTTTGGGGGAGCAAGTACCAGTGTGCTGCTAACTCCAACTAAAAGCATATTTACATTATCATCATGGTTAATCAGCAGTACTACAGTTCCACTAGTATGCATCTGAACAGTAGTGATATTAGTATGCATTTGAACATTAGAACAGTGGTAAAAATTAGTATGCATTTGAACAGTAGCATATGAAACTGAAACTAATACTACTACGAACAGTATATTACTAGTATGTGTTTTGACAGAGCTGTGAACCGTTCGCTATGAAAAGAGGAGTGGTGATGGCAACCAAGAAATTTACAAACAAAAATGCTTAATGGTGGCACTAAGTGTTTGCTTTGTGGTGATGGCAACCATCTGAAGCTTTTTCCTTTTCATTATCCTAAAAAAAGAGAGGTCTACTTATTGTTGTTGGCAAGAACAATAGGGGGAGAAGGGCGAAACAGGGAGATGAGTTATTTAAATAACACACATGGCAGCTCGCGCAAAAGATGGTAATTTCGGGAACTGTTTTCTTACCAAAAGAAGAAACATGCTCCTTCAGGCAGCATTATCTGCAGGCAATCCAGCCCAGTTTCGGACGGTCACAAAAGAAGCAAGCAAGCACACACAGAAATGGTAAAAAAGAGGAGGGGACGTGAAATGCTTGCTAGGAGCATCAGAGGAAGCAAAAAACAGCCAGCCATGAtttcagagggagagagagagagagagagagagagagagagagagagagagagagagagagagagagagagagagagagagagagagattttagaTTTTACCTCCGGGATGCTGGGCGGTGGCGACCCAAGAAGACCTGCAGAGGGACGCATCGTAGCCATCCTTCCTCAGCCTCACCATGAGCCTCTTCTTCAAgctgctcctcttcctctcctcccccaTCTCTCTCACATGCTCCATGGCCCTCTCGTATATCTCCATCTCCAGTGGCGTGCAGCCCCCAAGGACGCCCTGAACGAATGGCGCACGCATTTGGCAGACAGAATACGTAGAAAGTAAGTAGAGCTACAAAGATCCAGCATTTCTGTGTGTAGATTCACACACCTCGATGATGTGGCAGGTAGTTTGATGCTGCGTAGGAGCCGACTCCGTGGGTGATGCTGGCTCGGCATCCATCTCAAACATTCTCTCATCTGAGCTGGTGCTCATGATATGTGTGGCTCCTTTGATCTTTGGATGCAACGCGGATAATAGTGTCAAAGTGTTCTTGAGCTCTGTGGGGACGGAGAGCCTCACTCATGGCTCTCGTGAGCTACAGAGGCTTTTGCATTTATCTAGTGGGCAATAGGTCTAGTACAACTAGTACTGCTACTGCGAGCCTGTGCGTGTAAATGTGAGCTGGAGCTGGGTGACATCTTTTGCGCGGAAATTGAAAGCTTTGAAAGAGGCGAGGGAAAGGGTTGGAAATTTATTGGAGATGACATGGTGATGGAGACAGAATTGTGAATTGAACTGATGAGATGTGAGGACGATGGAAGCAGTGGTGAATCATGGCGTAGGCGTACGCCTCATACCATAGCTAGGTTTTATTATTGTAGGCATTAGGGAATAGATTGACTGAGAATATTCAGCGGCAAACCGTGAGTGCATTTTTACAATGCACCTTAGAGCATATAAACCGGGCACCCTGTACCCGCCTCAAACGCCCCGACGAATGGCCCAGTCACTGATCGGTTAAAAAAAAAGACCCAGACGGGCGTCTCAAGTGGGTCTCAAATATTTGGACTGACCGGTACCCCTCATATTCAGCCCAAATATGAGGCGGACATGGGGCTGCCCGGACGCGTATGCCACGTTGGACCCGACAGGTCTACTCATCACAAATTGCACCAAATTCACTCCCTTGACCTACCGGATTCATTtgctttctcctctttttttcctccTCCACGTCGAACGTCTCACAGCTCCGCCGCCACCCTTGCTCTGCAGCCGTTTCGAGCCTCAGCGCCGCCAGGACCGACACAACAGTCCTCTCTCCCGTGCTTCCGCCACAGACATCAGACATCGTCGCCGGCCCGGATGCCACCGTGGTATGTCCGGCAACTCTCGGGCTGCCCCTTGCGCTCTATGTGTTCGACACATTGTCTGGCTTGGTTTTTTGTGATTTATTTGTAGGAAAAAACGTGAATTTTGATGCTTCGTCAGAGGAGGATTATGGACCGACGGAGCTTGACAaaatgattcaagatgagttcttTGATTTGTCAGATTCAgacgaagaagtggacatgatcatgctcatgagcatgcaagaggaaatggaccgacatgtggggcatattctcaacttcaagggctcaatcaaagggagaagaATGATCAATCGGGATAGGGACTCTGGAGCATAGCTACTGCACAAGGACTATTTTGCTCCGGACCCAACTTTCTGGATGATTCATGATTTCGTCGCCGTTTTTGTATGTGGAAACCATTGTTTTTGTGCATCGTGAAGGAAGTGGAGGCACACAATGACTACTTCAAACTCACAAGGGATTGCTATGGACAATATTCTTTCTATGCTAAGTAGAAATGCACGGTtgctctgaggatgcttgcacttggtactgccGCAGAGGTTGTTGGTGAGATGGTCCGGATGGGGAGAGCACATGCCTGAAGACTACAGTCAAGTTTGCATGCGTCGTGGTGGGATGTTTGGAGCAGAGCATCGGAGAGAACCAAATGTGTAGGACGCATAAACGTTGCTGGCAATAGGAGAGTCCAAAGGGTTTCCAAGAATGTTGGGATCAATTGATTAtatgcattggcaatggaagaactgTCTCAAAGGTTTGCGAGGAACGTATCAAGGTCACACCAAGAAGCCACCATCATACTGGAAGCagtggcatcacatgacttatggatttgaCATGTTTTATTTGGAATGGCGGGTTCTCACAACGATATCAATGTGCTACAACGATCTCCCGTGTTCAGGAGGCTTTGTAATGGGGAATCACCATTGTGCAACTATAGTATCAACGGCCGTGACTACAACATGGGATACTATCTTGCCGAtggcatcactactagggaaaaccttatacacacaGTCTTATCAGTAGCGCGTGTTAAATAGAGGccctactgctaattagtagtagcgcgttctcCTTTCAAGCGCTACTAGTAGgttgttagcagtagcgcgtgctggtGAGCCGCGCTGCTGTTATGGCCAGCCCGGGCCCAGGTACCCATCCCCACTTAGCAATAGCGCCTATCTTGTACCCACGCTACAACTATTTACTTTAGCAGTAGTGTTGGGCCTAAAGACGAGCTACTATTAAGCCCATGTTAAAGTCGTCCTCCGTGCCTGACCTCTCTCAGTCTTCCCTCCTCACTCTCCATCTGCACTCTCTCTCCCACCCTCGTCGACGGCCTGCCCCGGACTGCTCCGGTCGCCCTCCCCCAGCCCGCACCCGCCATCCCCCGCGCCCACCCTCCCCACGCGCTGGCCCTCCCCGGCGCCGACCCTCCCCCACGCGCCGCCGTCCTCCCCTGCGCCTGCCCTCTCCATCCCCTTCTCGGTGCCCGAGCTACCGTGTGAGTACCTCCTTCTCCTCTCAATTCACCCAAAAGCTAGGTATCTCTGAATGTGTTGGATGAATTAGCAAATGCAATATGCTCAGATTTTTAactaattttgttcatatatatgaaccctaggtgttcatatataTGAACCCATTTCATCAATAGAGCACTAAATAGGTTTTTGAGTGCAATAGAATGTAGATATATgtaaccctaggtgttcatatataTGAACCTACTACTAGTAGAAATATTATAGATAAATGGGTGGATGAAATTAGATATTTTTTTAATGCTTGGATAGATAGATGGATAGCCAGATGGATTAAACTAGGTTTTCTTTAGTAATGCTTtggatagatagatggatggatggatggatagttGTTAGGGTTAGAACTAGGGTATTTTAGATAATACAATTTTATATATTAAATATAGGTCTTTTGAATCAAGATAATAAtgtttagttgatagcttatagggcttcactaagtcctaagatgaggatactaatgtttttgtttatattttgtttttgtggAAATCAAGGAGCCCTTgcatcatccccgccatcgtccccatcaccgaccccctctgaccttgaggtgagaccagccaaatccccatGTCGATGATGATTTAGATGTTTTGATAGATGTAGTAGAGTAGTAGCTAGATGAGTAGTTGTGACAATTTTCATGGAATAGAAAATTTTCAATGTAGGTCTTTCAAATATGATGGAGATTTAGACATGTGATATGTAGTGTTCTGTACTactagtgcttgcccaagtggcctatgtttgcagAGAACACCTcggagtggcctatgttttgcctgagtgttgattaatttccattccgggaAATTTCAGACGCTCGatatatgtcctttttagcaaaggtcatccTGGATTTTTGCGTGAATTTTGCTTTGagttgtgctagaatatgtaggaaatatcgagtggcccaGATTTTCTAGAAGGATAATTAAATGACATTTTGGGTTCACTTTAAGTCTATctgggctccatacatgacagtcaaaaaatcagtgagggagagtctccaccatatatatgagagaagaagaatcccaactgttgtcgtgagggaagcttcttcttcatttgaaggtgctagacattttggtgtaatgcactttcaAATGAAAGTAGGAGCttccatcaccgacggtcgcaaatgtcagagaggaagaagaatcccgactgttgtcgtgggggtggcttctccttcgttctcgtgtgctagacattttggtgtgaTGCACTCAGGGACGAAGGAAGGAGCGACCATCACCGTCGGTCGAATATATCAGatagggagtgcccaccatatacaccacgtgagatgagagttttcaaCAAAAGTCTCGACAGACTGAAAGTCAACCCGTGATAAATATTAATGATCGAATTTAGTTTTTGCAGtacatatataaaaaaatcagaagcttaatctttgaattatgaacacaggagatgtctgatgacgataGGATCCCGGAGTGCGATTACTGCTACGATGACTCGGGTTTGTGCAccaggtttcctcacctgcaaaatgataggtttttcactgtgaagctggatgagacctttgttgtttgtacggtacgcaacgacaaacattcatcgtaattaatatcatcacttgttcttcttttgttcaacgtgtaatttctgtttttttcaatttgattagtacatcccATTCCATGcaagaccatatgtattggagaagctcGGTTTCAAAGACTTTAAGAATATGGAGACGAGAacggctcacttaagaactaaacattgTTATGTGTTTCTGGTTAAGCTGTACAATGCGGTCAATCACTCCCATTTCgattgctctaattgggaagctctctgcaaggcatatggatttgacgAGAGTATGCAAATAACATTTGATATTCACcccgaagaagatgatgatgataatatcgacatctgggtggatgtggatatgcctctaGTTTTGTGtaaatgtgagtttgtcaaactaatttgttaagttaagTAATTTAttttgttaatttaaaaatatttggtgttcatcGATACTAAACATTTTTATTTATAATtatcagcttatttcttatcttccaAAAATACTCAGAAGGCTGTAGACAGGACATACGAGAACTATGACTCCGAGCTTAATTGTgtggagaaaggttatcttgtctcattcatagatgATGTTGAGACCTTTAAAACCAATCACTATATCCTCCCAAATTTTATTGGATAtgtgccactagtccataaattgcatgatggtaacttcattgccaaaaacttggtaagattttgttaatgatggtaacttcattgcatacattcttcttaagtaaattacattgctaactatatatgttactattacgtTTATCAACAGAGGCTCCCAAAGGAGGTTCTGCCTTACATGCTGTTTACCGAAGGTgctatgcatatggttagcttacgaccaactcctttgaaggcttaccatactgcatactcgatttcttcaaatgatggaaggctcaaaatcaaagaatggagcaaagtgatgaatgcgcacacgtAACTAATTGGAGAGAACATcaatgtgcgcaagccacaagttggagataggtttatctccattctccattatggagatGGACTGGTTTATCTCTTTTATGGTATTTtacctaggagagaggagtaggtcctaggtattaagaacaattagttagtgttgattatgactatggctcttctccttttccttttttggaagttgaagaataatgatggtactacagtagtacttctggcaatttgacaccaaatgaactgttgcatgttcaccgcttgtaagcaaaagtttctcctcgtgctacgagccaccgcgcacgcgttggcgagggagaaggcgtaataaGCAAGCTGATGATGAGAAGTTGtgattatgtgctacaatgtgttagagttgatgatgaggaggaggagttgtgattatgactagtgaccaagttgttatatgatTTCTCATGGACaaaaatgatgatgaggaggagttgttatatgacaatgatgtattatgatggtaagttgttaatgatactatgacgatgatgatgagttatatattatatcattgggtgaaagaaccacggattagtttcaagtggatggatcgctaatccatgacttggtcacttTTGATCCATCCACAAAAAACTAATCCACGGTTGTTTCGcccaatgatgtaataactcattatgatgtaataaCAATCTCTAAATttctactgtatgaaaacttgtataatgttGTATGAATAtaacataaaataaaaaagaaatagaatacgtAATAATAATAGTAGTGTGGGTAGAGCGGTGCTGCTAGTAACTACCAGTAGCGCGTTCttcaaaatgcgctactgctaagtaggtatagcagtaaCGCGGGtgaaccaacgctactgctaccaTTTAGCTGTAGCACCGTAGAGGCAGCGCAGTCTCCCGTGTTACTGCtaggcatttccctagtagtgcatctaTCCTCAGTGGGCGGCTTTTGTGAAGACTATATCCAAATCACACGGCAACAAACaaagccactttgcaacaatgcaggaagcaacttggaaggatgtggagagggcattcagAGTGCTTCAAGCTCATTGTGGAATTGTTCCTGgagctgcaatgatgtgggaatcagaaactttatggcagccgatgacatgttgtgttattttgcacaatatggttgtcaatgatgagagtgatggtgCAAACCAATGATTTTGAAGCGCTTGGAGAGCAAGTTCAAGCACCGAAAGATCaagatgcaaatcagtttatgagCTGTCTACCTATGCATTAGAATCTTCGAGATTAGTCGGTGCACGCGCAGCTACTCATTGATATTGCGGAGCATATGCGGGCCCACAATGAAAACTAATAAGCTATTGTTTGAGTTGTGCACttcaaataaattttatgtaaGAACTATGCATTTTCGCTACCAACATTTGTTATTTACGTGTGACATTGGCGTGTATGATGAACGTGCACGAATTTGCATGGATTTGAGAGTCAGGATTTGAGGTATGTGGCTGCTGGGCACGAGATATGAGGGACTGTCTGGATGTGTCCGCGGGCGTGCCTGGGCGCGTCCCCGGACGTATAGGGGGCGGATTTACCAAGCTCGGCTTTAGATGCTCTTAGTCTTATTCTCTCAGAGCAACTCTTGGATTTTGGTTGAAAATGTCACTCTAGTAGATCGTCATCCTCTCCTCGATCTTcgccatatttcttgaagagggttTTAATTTCAACCCGCGGACGTACATATTTAGAAGTTGGGCGAGAATATATGGTGGAGTGCGCCCTCCATCCATTTAAGTATTAGTGCCACAAACATTTTAAAACACACACTCCCTTCCAACGCCGGATAAATCCCTGCGCTTCCTTCATTTTGTGCCACCTTCAAAGCCTGGACTGCCATGATTTGGCTCATGTCGCCTCCGTTGAGCCATTCTCACACCTTCCATGCTTCACCGCAGCCCCGCATCTTTTTCCCGTCGTCCAACCTCACCGTCTGTTTCGCCACACGATCTCAGGATGGCTGACATTCCTgccttgaactacgtcggtatttccccaaagaggaagggatgatgtagcacagctacggtaggtatttcccgcaatgatgagaccaaggttatcgaaccagtaggagaaccacacatcACCACGTAAAcatctcctgcacacaaataacaaatactcgcaacccgacgtattaaaggggttgtcaatccctttcggataaTGGCGCCATAAATTAGCAAGTAGACGGGATAagaattgtagtagattgataaatgcaaataaaagcaaataaaattcagcgagatatttttgtgtttttggattaatagatctgaaaataaaaatagatcgcgaaggcaaacataataaagaagagacccggggcaataggtttcactagtggcttctctcgagaaaaatagcaaatagtgggtaaacaaattactgttgggcaattgatagaacttcaaataatcatgacgatatcgaggcaatgatcattatatagggataacgtccaagattagtagaccgactcctgcctgcatctactactattactccacatattgaccactatcccgcatgcatctagtgtattaagttcatggtgaaacgagtaatgcaataagaacgatgacatgatgtagacaagatctatttatgtagaaatagaccccatcttgttatcctttatagcaacaatacatacgtgttggttccccttctgtcactgggatcaagcaccgtaagattgaacccatcacaaagcacctcttcccaccgcaagataaatacgaggctataagcaatcatgcataaaagagatcaaaagactcaaataactttcgtggataaaaacatagatttgatcataaactcaaagttcatcggatcccaacaaacacaccgcaaatagagttacattgataacccacaagtataggggatcgtttgtagcctttttcgataaataagagtgtcgaacccaacgaggagctaaaggcagaacaaatattccctcaagttctatcgaccaccgatacaactctacgcacacttgatgtttgctttatcggaaacaagtatgaaactattttgtaggtgtgatgctagaactactttgcaagaataaaactagaagtactttgcaagataataaaagttaagTGTTTAGagaaagggtttgtgtcaacaagaaagttctttgtccctaggcaatcgataacaagtgcCGATAATCATTCTTAaaactttatatgagggagaggcatgagctaacatactttctctacttggatcatatgcacttataattggaactctagcaagcatccacaactactaaagatcattaaggtcgtgaaac is from Triticum aestivum cultivar Chinese Spring chromosome 3A, IWGSC CS RefSeq v2.1, whole genome shotgun sequence and encodes:
- the LOC123058954 gene encoding uncharacterized protein, encoding MSTSSDERMFEMDAEPASPTESAPTQHQTTCHIIEGVLGGCTPLEMEIYERAMEHVREMGEERKRSSLKKRLMVRLRKDGYDASLCRSSWVATAQHPGGDHEYIDVHVAGDGGAGRTRLIVDIDFRSQFQLARPAPWYAHLSARLPAVFVGPPDRLRKAVALLCLASRRSLRESGLHVPPWRRSSYMQAKWFPSPAPLPDGDAAVTQHSQWSVAKPGAAGSRRSGLSMEMEMDGQDGPSWAQ